A window from Vulpes vulpes isolate BD-2025 chromosome 9, VulVul3, whole genome shotgun sequence encodes these proteins:
- the STK11 gene encoding serine/threonine-protein kinase STK11 isoform X2, protein MDVADPQQLGMFTEGELMSVGMDTFIHRIDSTEVIYQPRRKRAKLIGKYLMGDLLGEGSYGKVKEVLDSETLCRRAVKILKKKKLRRIPNGEANVKKEIQLLRRLRHKNVIQLVDVLYNEEKQKMYMVMEYCVCGMQEMLDSVPEKRFPVCQAHGYFCQLVDGLEYLHSQGIVHKDIKPGNLLLTTSGTLKISDLGVAEALHPFAEDDTCRTSQGSPAFQPPEIANGLDTFSGFKVDIWSAGVTLYNITTGLYPFEGDNIYKLFENIGKGDYTIPGDCGPPLSDLLRGMLEYEPARRFSIQQIRQHSWFRKKHPPAEELVPIPPSTDCKDRWRGMTVVPYLEDLHGCADDNGEEDLFDIEDDIIYTQDFTVPGHPLSQQGGVRTRTDPQSLARPLTADTGSACVRGQGGLPWLRTALQAGGRCLARRSCAPGPGLPTLTSRGSSVSCAGPTSPLCSSPGGVVTLRGSHCLALDSWDYPHCAELPPT, encoded by the exons ATGGATGTGGCCGACCCGCAGCAGCTGGGCATGTTTACGGAGGGGGAGCTGATGTCCGTGGGGATGGACACGTTCATCCACCGCATCGACTCCACAGAAGTCATCTACCAGCCCCGCCGCAAGCGGGCCAAGCTCATCGGCAAGTACTTGATGGGAGACCTGCTAGGGGAGGGCTCCTACGGCAAGGTGAAGGAGGTGCTGGACTCGGAGACGCTGTGCAGGAGAGCTGTCAAAATTCTCAAGAAGAAGAAGTTGCGGAGGATCCCCAACGGCGAGGCGAACGTCAAGAA GGAAATCCAACTTCTGAGGAGATTACGGCACAAAAACGTCATCCAGCTGGTGGACGTGTTATACAACGAGGAGAAGCAGAAAAT GTATATGGTGATGGAGTACTGCGTGTGTGGCATGCAGGAGATGCTGGACAGTGTGCCGGAGAAGCGGTtccctgtgtgccaggcccacGG GTACTTCTGCCAGCTGGTAGATGGCCTGGAGTACCTGCACAGCCAGGGCATCGTGCACAAGGACATTAAGCCGGGCAACCTGCTGCTCACCACTAGCGGCACGCTCAAGATCTCCGACCTGGGTGTGGCTGAG GCCCTGCACCCCTTTGCCGAGGACGACACGTGCCGGACGAGCCAGGGCTCCCCAGCATTCCAGCCCCCTGAGATTGCCAATGGCCTGGACACCTTCTCTGGCTTTAAGGTGGACATCTGGTCGGCTGGGGTCACTCT CTATAACATCACGACAGGCCTGTACCCGTTCGAGGGGGACAACATCTACAAGTTGTTTGAGAACATCGGGAAGGGAGACTACACGATCCCGGGTGACTGCGGGCCCCCGCTCTCGGACTTGCTGAGAG GGATGCTGGAGTACGAGCCAGCCAGGAGGTTCTCCATCCAGCAGATCAGACAACACAG CTGGTTCCGGAAGAAGCACCCGCCGGCCGAGGAGCTGGTGCCCATCCCGCCGAGCACGGACTGCAAGGACCGCTGGCGCGGCATGACGGTGGTGCCCTACCTGGAGGACCTGCACGGCTGTGCCGACGACAACGGGGAGGAGGACCTGTTCGATATCGAGGACGACATCATCTACACTCAGGACTTCACGGTGCCCG GCCATCCGCTGTCCCAGCAAGGTGGAGTGAGGACCCGGACAGATCCCCAGAGCCTCGCCAGACCGCTGACTGCCGATACTGGCTCAGCCTGTGTGAGAGGCCAGGGCGGCCTTCCGTGGCTGCGGACGGCTCTccaggctggaggcagatgccTGGCCCGACGCAGTTGTGCTCCGGGACCGGGGCTACCTACTCTGACCTCTCGTGGGTCCTCAGTGAGCTGTGCTGGGCCCACGTCCCCTCTTTGCTCCAGTCCCGGTGGTGTGGTCACCCTCAGAGGCTCTCACTGCTTAGCCTTGGACTCCTGGGACTATCCCCACTGTGCAGAGCTGCCGCCCACCTGA
- the STK11 gene encoding serine/threonine-protein kinase STK11 isoform X4, producing the protein MLEYEPARRFSIQQIRQHSWFRKKHPPAEELVPIPPSTDCKDRWRGMTVVPYLEDLHGCADDNGEEDLFDIEDDIIYTQDFTVPGPRGGGWSERAEPGPPQGGVHERHRVGPAEHQIEGGAPGQRCLQPRPQGLLSQQQDPPAVGLQAAVRVAAHSPSHGPPARCHGPGSQPSRRPLAQACCPGRPPPHPPCRPPLGKPGALEGRGWGQQGLRSGRLFMASGHDLLLTLQPWAEPLPRARGGGREPASGPCGKPLPCTLCSDYWFSPHPDFFLLRSTLAPPTPSDVFRPQPQQEPVWRTGLPAKMHAQSPGEPGGCLVFVVWLVFSFFKKKIKQVDLSCGCEGCLGVVGWQDVLRAGDLSSSLGPLRGPPSSGADWGLHAGLVGGRTRAVLDISPLGGGQRPSRSPRAPPGRSAAART; encoded by the exons ATGCTGGAGTACGAGCCAGCCAGGAGGTTCTCCATCCAGCAGATCAGACAACACAG CTGGTTCCGGAAGAAGCACCCGCCGGCCGAGGAGCTGGTGCCCATCCCGCCGAGCACGGACTGCAAGGACCGCTGGCGCGGCATGACGGTGGTGCCCTACCTGGAGGACCTGCACGGCTGTGCCGACGACAACGGGGAGGAGGACCTGTTCGATATCGAGGACGACATCATCTACACTCAGGACTTCACGGTGCCCG GTCCCAGAGGAGGAGGCTGGTCAGAACGGGCAGAGCCGGGGCCCCCCCAAGGTGGTGTGCATGAACGGCACAGAGTCGGCCCAGCTGAGCACCAAATCGAAGGTGGAGCGCCGGGCCAGCGCTGCCTCCAACCCCGCCCGCAAGGCCTGCTCAGCCAGCAGCAAGATCCGCCGGCTGTCGGCCTGCAAGCAGCAGTGAGGGTGGCTGCCCACAG CCCGTCTCATGGACCCCCAGCCAGGTGCCACGGCCCAGGTTCTCAGCCTTCCCGCCGACCGCTGGCCCAGGCCTGCTGCCCAGGAAGGCCACCACCGCACCCTCCTTGCCGACCGCCCCTCGGGAAGCCGGGGGCCCTGGAGGGCCGTGGCTGGGGACAGCAGGGACTGAGGTCTGGCCGCCTCTTCATGGCCAGTGGACACGACCTCCTGTTGACTTTGCAGCCCTGGGCCGAGCCCCTTCCCCGGGcccggggaggagggagagagccgGCGAGTGGGCCCTGTGGGAAGCCCTTGCCATGCACTTTATGTTCAGACTACTGGTTCTCGCCCCACCCCGACTTCTTTTTACTCCGCTCCACGTTAGCGCCTCCCACACCTAGTGATGTGTTCAGACCACAGCCACAGCAGGAGCCGGTATGGAGAACAGGCCTGCCAGCCAAGATGCATGCCCAGAGCCCAGGGGAGCCAGGCGGCtgccttgtttttgttgtttggttggttttttctttttttaagaaaaaaataaagcaggtggATTTGAGCTGTGGTTGTGAAGGGTGTTTGGGAGTTGTTGGGTGGCAAGATGTCCTGCGGGCTGGGGATCTGAGTTCAAGCCTGGGCCCCTTGCGTGGCCCTCCCAGCTCAGGAGCAGACTGGGGCCTGCATGCAGGTCTGGTGGGTGGCAGGACCCGGGCCGTGCTGGACATCAGTCCCCTCGGTGGCGGCCAGCGTCCCTCTcgcagccccagggcccccccagGCCGCAGTGCAGCCGCTAGAACCTGA
- the STK11 gene encoding serine/threonine-protein kinase STK11 isoform X1 has translation MDVADPQQLGMFTEGELMSVGMDTFIHRIDSTEVIYQPRRKRAKLIGKYLMGDLLGEGSYGKVKEVLDSETLCRRAVKILKKKKLRRIPNGEANVKKEIQLLRRLRHKNVIQLVDVLYNEEKQKMYMVMEYCVCGMQEMLDSVPEKRFPVCQAHGYFCQLVDGLEYLHSQGIVHKDIKPGNLLLTTSGTLKISDLGVAEALHPFAEDDTCRTSQGSPAFQPPEIANGLDTFSGFKVDIWSAGVTLYNITTGLYPFEGDNIYKLFENIGKGDYTIPGDCGPPLSDLLRGMLEYEPARRFSIQQIRQHSWFRKKHPPAEELVPIPPSTDCKDRWRGMTVVPYLEDLHGCADDNGEEDLFDIEDDIIYTQDFTVPGPRGGGWSERAEPGPPQGGVHERHRVGPAEHQIEGGAPGQRCLQPRPQGLLSQQQDPPAVGLQAAVRVAAHSPSHGPPARCHGPGSQPSRRPLAQACCPGRPPPHPPCRPPLGKPGALEGRGWGQQGLRSGRLFMASGHDLLLTLQPWAEPLPRARGGGREPASGPCGKPLPCTLCSDYWFSPHPDFFLLRSTLAPPTPSDVFRPQPQQEPVWRTGLPAKMHAQSPGEPGGCLVFVVWLVFSFFKKKIKQVDLSCGCEGCLGVVGWQDVLRAGDLSSSLGPLRGPPSSGADWGLHAGLVGGRTRAVLDISPLGGGQRPSRSPRAPPGRSAAART, from the exons ATGGATGTGGCCGACCCGCAGCAGCTGGGCATGTTTACGGAGGGGGAGCTGATGTCCGTGGGGATGGACACGTTCATCCACCGCATCGACTCCACAGAAGTCATCTACCAGCCCCGCCGCAAGCGGGCCAAGCTCATCGGCAAGTACTTGATGGGAGACCTGCTAGGGGAGGGCTCCTACGGCAAGGTGAAGGAGGTGCTGGACTCGGAGACGCTGTGCAGGAGAGCTGTCAAAATTCTCAAGAAGAAGAAGTTGCGGAGGATCCCCAACGGCGAGGCGAACGTCAAGAA GGAAATCCAACTTCTGAGGAGATTACGGCACAAAAACGTCATCCAGCTGGTGGACGTGTTATACAACGAGGAGAAGCAGAAAAT GTATATGGTGATGGAGTACTGCGTGTGTGGCATGCAGGAGATGCTGGACAGTGTGCCGGAGAAGCGGTtccctgtgtgccaggcccacGG GTACTTCTGCCAGCTGGTAGATGGCCTGGAGTACCTGCACAGCCAGGGCATCGTGCACAAGGACATTAAGCCGGGCAACCTGCTGCTCACCACTAGCGGCACGCTCAAGATCTCCGACCTGGGTGTGGCTGAG GCCCTGCACCCCTTTGCCGAGGACGACACGTGCCGGACGAGCCAGGGCTCCCCAGCATTCCAGCCCCCTGAGATTGCCAATGGCCTGGACACCTTCTCTGGCTTTAAGGTGGACATCTGGTCGGCTGGGGTCACTCT CTATAACATCACGACAGGCCTGTACCCGTTCGAGGGGGACAACATCTACAAGTTGTTTGAGAACATCGGGAAGGGAGACTACACGATCCCGGGTGACTGCGGGCCCCCGCTCTCGGACTTGCTGAGAG GGATGCTGGAGTACGAGCCAGCCAGGAGGTTCTCCATCCAGCAGATCAGACAACACAG CTGGTTCCGGAAGAAGCACCCGCCGGCCGAGGAGCTGGTGCCCATCCCGCCGAGCACGGACTGCAAGGACCGCTGGCGCGGCATGACGGTGGTGCCCTACCTGGAGGACCTGCACGGCTGTGCCGACGACAACGGGGAGGAGGACCTGTTCGATATCGAGGACGACATCATCTACACTCAGGACTTCACGGTGCCCG GTCCCAGAGGAGGAGGCTGGTCAGAACGGGCAGAGCCGGGGCCCCCCCAAGGTGGTGTGCATGAACGGCACAGAGTCGGCCCAGCTGAGCACCAAATCGAAGGTGGAGCGCCGGGCCAGCGCTGCCTCCAACCCCGCCCGCAAGGCCTGCTCAGCCAGCAGCAAGATCCGCCGGCTGTCGGCCTGCAAGCAGCAGTGAGGGTGGCTGCCCACAG CCCGTCTCATGGACCCCCAGCCAGGTGCCACGGCCCAGGTTCTCAGCCTTCCCGCCGACCGCTGGCCCAGGCCTGCTGCCCAGGAAGGCCACCACCGCACCCTCCTTGCCGACCGCCCCTCGGGAAGCCGGGGGCCCTGGAGGGCCGTGGCTGGGGACAGCAGGGACTGAGGTCTGGCCGCCTCTTCATGGCCAGTGGACACGACCTCCTGTTGACTTTGCAGCCCTGGGCCGAGCCCCTTCCCCGGGcccggggaggagggagagagccgGCGAGTGGGCCCTGTGGGAAGCCCTTGCCATGCACTTTATGTTCAGACTACTGGTTCTCGCCCCACCCCGACTTCTTTTTACTCCGCTCCACGTTAGCGCCTCCCACACCTAGTGATGTGTTCAGACCACAGCCACAGCAGGAGCCGGTATGGAGAACAGGCCTGCCAGCCAAGATGCATGCCCAGAGCCCAGGGGAGCCAGGCGGCtgccttgtttttgttgtttggttggttttttctttttttaagaaaaaaataaagcaggtggATTTGAGCTGTGGTTGTGAAGGGTGTTTGGGAGTTGTTGGGTGGCAAGATGTCCTGCGGGCTGGGGATCTGAGTTCAAGCCTGGGCCCCTTGCGTGGCCCTCCCAGCTCAGGAGCAGACTGGGGCCTGCATGCAGGTCTGGTGGGTGGCAGGACCCGGGCCGTGCTGGACATCAGTCCCCTCGGTGGCGGCCAGCGTCCCTCTcgcagccccagggcccccccagGCCGCAGTGCAGCCGCTAGAACCTGA
- the STK11 gene encoding serine/threonine-protein kinase STK11 isoform X3, whose translation MDVADPQQLGMFTEGELMSVGMDTFIHRIDSTEVIYQPRRKRAKLIGKYLMGDLLGEGSYGKVKEVLDSETLCRRAVKILKKKKLRRIPNGEANVKKEIQLLRRLRHKNVIQLVDVLYNEEKQKMYMVMEYCVCGMQEMLDSVPEKRFPVCQAHGYFCQLVDGLEYLHSQGIVHKDIKPGNLLLTTSGTLKISDLGVAEALHPFAEDDTCRTSQGSPAFQPPEIANGLDTFSGFKVDIWSAGVTLYNITTGLYPFEGDNIYKLFENIGKGDYTIPGDCGPPLSDLLRGMLEYEPARRFSIQQIRQHSWFRKKHPPAEELVPIPPSTDCKDRWRGMTVVPYLEDLHGCADDNGEEDLFDIEDDIIYTQDFTVPGQVPEEEAGQNGQSRGPPKVVCMNGTESAQLSTKSKVERRASAASNPARKACSASSKIRRLSACKQQ comes from the exons ATGGATGTGGCCGACCCGCAGCAGCTGGGCATGTTTACGGAGGGGGAGCTGATGTCCGTGGGGATGGACACGTTCATCCACCGCATCGACTCCACAGAAGTCATCTACCAGCCCCGCCGCAAGCGGGCCAAGCTCATCGGCAAGTACTTGATGGGAGACCTGCTAGGGGAGGGCTCCTACGGCAAGGTGAAGGAGGTGCTGGACTCGGAGACGCTGTGCAGGAGAGCTGTCAAAATTCTCAAGAAGAAGAAGTTGCGGAGGATCCCCAACGGCGAGGCGAACGTCAAGAA GGAAATCCAACTTCTGAGGAGATTACGGCACAAAAACGTCATCCAGCTGGTGGACGTGTTATACAACGAGGAGAAGCAGAAAAT GTATATGGTGATGGAGTACTGCGTGTGTGGCATGCAGGAGATGCTGGACAGTGTGCCGGAGAAGCGGTtccctgtgtgccaggcccacGG GTACTTCTGCCAGCTGGTAGATGGCCTGGAGTACCTGCACAGCCAGGGCATCGTGCACAAGGACATTAAGCCGGGCAACCTGCTGCTCACCACTAGCGGCACGCTCAAGATCTCCGACCTGGGTGTGGCTGAG GCCCTGCACCCCTTTGCCGAGGACGACACGTGCCGGACGAGCCAGGGCTCCCCAGCATTCCAGCCCCCTGAGATTGCCAATGGCCTGGACACCTTCTCTGGCTTTAAGGTGGACATCTGGTCGGCTGGGGTCACTCT CTATAACATCACGACAGGCCTGTACCCGTTCGAGGGGGACAACATCTACAAGTTGTTTGAGAACATCGGGAAGGGAGACTACACGATCCCGGGTGACTGCGGGCCCCCGCTCTCGGACTTGCTGAGAG GGATGCTGGAGTACGAGCCAGCCAGGAGGTTCTCCATCCAGCAGATCAGACAACACAG CTGGTTCCGGAAGAAGCACCCGCCGGCCGAGGAGCTGGTGCCCATCCCGCCGAGCACGGACTGCAAGGACCGCTGGCGCGGCATGACGGTGGTGCCCTACCTGGAGGACCTGCACGGCTGTGCCGACGACAACGGGGAGGAGGACCTGTTCGATATCGAGGACGACATCATCTACACTCAGGACTTCACGGTGCCCG GACAGGTCCCAGAGGAGGAGGCTGGTCAGAACGGGCAGAGCCGGGGCCCCCCCAAGGTGGTGTGCATGAACGGCACAGAGTCGGCCCAGCTGAGCACCAAATCGAAGGTGGAGCGCCGGGCCAGCGCTGCCTCCAACCCCGCCCGCAAGGCCTGCTCAGCCAGCAGCAAGATCCGCCGGCTGTCGGCCTGCAAGCAGCAGTGA